The Cannabis sativa cultivar Pink pepper isolate KNU-18-1 unplaced genomic scaffold, ASM2916894v1 Contig3, whole genome shotgun sequence genome window below encodes:
- the LOC115711544 gene encoding squamosa promoter-binding-like protein 1 produces the protein MEARFGGEPRHFFGMSSADLTTVRKRTMEWDLNQWKWDGDLFIASSVNPAVPSEGMGRQFFPAGGSCNSNTSSSCSDEGNLVIEKGKRELEKRRRDNTVEDENLNDGTGNLTLMLGGRGHHLHQQASEREMVNWEGNSGKKTKFVGGTSSRAICQVEDCGADLTNAKDYHRRHKVCEMHSKAVKALVGNVMQRFCQQCSRFHALQEFDEGKRSCRRRLAGHNKRRRKTNPDTAANGNSLSDDQTSGYLLISLLRILSNMHSNKPDQSTEQDLLSHLLKSLANQTSEQGGKSVAGLLRDPQNLLTDGTSVGNSEVVSAFLSNGSQGPPRPTKQNHAVSISEIPQQDIHLHNTNGGSVQATSEKPSIINSPPSYSEARDSTAGHSKMNNFDLNDIYIDSDDGVEDPERSSPPTNLVTSSLDCPSWVQQDSHQSSPPQTNSDSASAQSPSSSNGEAQSRTDRIVFKLFGKEPNDFPLVLRAQILDWLSHSPSDIESYIKPGCIILTIYLRQSDSAWEELCYDISSKLSRLLDVSDDTFWSTGWTFIRVQHQIAFVCNGQVIVDTSLPLRSSNCSKIVSIKPIALPASKKAQFLVRGTNLVRPTTRLFCALEGKYLVQEATHELMDGVDNSEHDEHCISFSCPIDVTNGRGFIEIEDQGLGNSFFPFLVAEEDVCSEIRVLESVLEYTESHAVVGGIGKPESYNQAMDFIHEMGWLLHRSQLRSRLGELDPNAEPFSLKRFKWIMEFSVDHDWCAVVRKLLDILIDGSIGEGEDRSLDLALSEIGLLHRAVRRNSKALVEALLKYAPKDLSKLESEEKSATHGPSSNFLFRPDVAGPGGLTPLHIAAGKDGSEDVLDALTNDPGMVGIEAWKSARDSTGSTPEDYARLRGHYTYIRLIQRKINKNSGSGHVVVDIPGDQKHCGANQKQNELANTTTATTTFEIGRSEQRRIQRPCGLCDRKLAYGTSRRSVVYRPAMLSMVAIAAVCVCVALLFKSSPEVLYVFQPFRWEMLEFGTS, from the exons ATGGAGGCTAGATTTGGGGGCGAGCCTCGTCATTTCTTCGGGATGAGCTCTGCGGATTTGACTACTGTAAGGAAGAGGACCATGGAGTGGGATTTGAATCAATGGAAATGGGATGGGGACCTTTTTATTGCTAGTTCCGTCAATCCGGCGGTGCCGTCGGAGGGTATGGGTAGGCAGTTTTTCCCGGCCGGAGGTTCCTGCAACTCCAACACTTCTTCTTCTTGCTCTGACGAGGGGAATCTGGTGATTGAGAAAGGGAAGAGGGAATTGGAGAAGCGGAGAAGGGATAATACGGTGGAAGACGAGAATTTGAACGATGGAACGGGTAATCTAACGCTAATGCTCGGAGGACGTGGTCATCATCTTCATCAGCAGGCTTCTGAAAGGGAGATGGTGAATTGGGAAGGAAACAGTGGTAAGAAGACCAAGTTCGTCGGTGGTACTTCAAGTCGTGCGATTTGTCAGGTGGAGGATTGCGGAGCTGATCTGACTAATGCCAAGGACTACCATAGAAGACACAAGGTTTGTGAAATGCATTCCAAGGCTGTTAAGGCGCTTGTGGGGAACGTTATGCAGCGATTTTGTCAACAGTGTAGTCG GTTTCATGCCCTTCAAGAGTTCGATGAAGGGAAGAGAAGTTGTCGTAGACGATTAGCTGGTCACAACAAACGGAGAAGGAAGACAAATCCTGATACTGCTGCTAATGGAAATTCACTAAGTGATGATCAAACTAGTGGCTATCTGTTAATAAGTCTACTGAGGATATTGTCCAACATGCACT CCAATAAACCTGACCAAAGTACGGAGCAGGATCTGTTATCACATCTTTTAAAGAGCCTTGCTAACCAAACAAGTGAGCAAGGGGGAAAAAGTGTAGCAGGCCTCTTGCGTGACCCCCAAAATTTGCTGACTGATGGGACTTCAGTTGGCAACTCAGAAGTTGTTTCTGCTTTTCTTTCAAATGGTTCTCAAGGCCCTCCAAGGCCTACCAAACAAAATCATGCTGTATCTATTTCGGAAATTCCACAACAAGACATTCATCTGCATAACACTAATGGTGGAAGTGTACAAGCCACTTCCGAAAAACCCAGCATTATAAACAGCCCTCCATCTTACTCAGAAGCAAGAGACAGTACTGCAGGACATAGCAAGATGAACAATTTTGATTTGAATGACATATATATTGATTCAGATGATGGGGTTGAGGATCCAGAGAGATCATCCCCCCCTACGAATTTGGTCACTAGCTCCCTTGATTGCCCTTCGTGGGTACAGCAAGACTCTCACCAGTCAAGTCCACCTCAAACAAATTCAGATTCAGCGTCTGCTCAGTCACCCTCTAGCTCAAACGGAGAAGCTCAG AGCCGCACAGATAGAATTGTTTTTAAACTCTTCGGGAAAGAGCCTAATGACTTTCCTCTCGTCCTGCGTGCACAG ATTCTTGACTGGTTATCACACAGTCCGTCAGACATTGAAAGCTACATCAAGCCTGGTTGTATCATTTTAACCATTTATCTACGTCAGTCTGATTCAGCATGGGAAGAA CTATGTTATGACATTAGTTCCAAATTGAGTAGACTCCTGGATGTTTCAGACGACACTTTTTGGAGCACTGGATGGACCTTTATAAGGGTCCAGCATCAAATAGCTTTTGTTTGCAATG GTCAGGTCATAGTTGACACGTCCTTGCCTCTCAGAAGTAGCAACTGCAGCAAGATTGTAAGTATCAAGCCTATTGCCCTACCTGCATCTAAGAAAGCTCAGTTTCTAGTCAGAGGTACAAACTTGGTGCGGCCTACCACAAG GTTATTCTGTGCTCTAGAAGGGAAATATCTCGTTCAGGAAGCCACTCATGAGTTAATGGATGGTGTGGATAACTCGGAGCATGACGAGCATTGCATCAGTTTTTCTTGTCCCATTGACGTTACAAATGGACGGGGATTTATAGAG ATTGAAGATCAAGGTCTTGGCAACAGCTTCTTTCCTTTTCTAGTTGCGGAGGAGGATGTTTGTTCAGAAATCCGTGTGCTTGAGAGTGTACTGGAATATACTGAAAGCCATGCAGTTGTAGGCGGAATTGGAAAACCAGAATCTTACAATCAAGCAATGGATTTTATTCACGAAATGGGCTGGCTTCTACATAGAAGTCAGTTGAGATCTCGATTGGGTGAATTGGATCCTAATGCAGAACCCTTCTCTTTAAAGCGTTTCAAGTGGATTATGGAATTTTCTGTGGACCATGATTGGTGTGCTGTGGTAAGAAAACTACTGGACATTCTAATTGATGGAAGTATAGGTGAAGGAGAGGATCGTTCCCTTGACCTTGCATTATCTGAAATAGGTCTTCTTCACAGGGCTGTGAGAAGAAATAGTAAGGCTTTAGTAGAAGCCCTCTTGAAATATGCCCCAAAGGATTTATCAAAGTTAGAATCTGAAGAAAAATCAGCTACTCATGGTCCCAGCTCCAACTTCTTATTTAGACCCGATGTTGCAGGCCCGGGAGGTTTAACTCCGCTTCACATTGCAGCTGGAAAAGATGGTTCAGAGGATGTACTAGATGCATTAACCAATGATCCTGGAATG GTGGGAATTGAAGCCTGGAAGAGTGCTCGTGACAGCACAGGCTCTACACCCGAAGATTATGCGCGCTTGCGAGGCCATTACACCTACATCCGCCTTATCCAAAGGAAAATTAACAAGAATTCTGGAAGTGGGCACGTAGTGGTTGACATTCCTGGTGATCAAAAGCACTGTGGCGCAAACCAGAAGCAAAATGAGTTGGCCAACACCACCACGGCCACCACCACCTTTGAGATAGGAAGGTCTGAGCAGAGACGTATTCAGCGTCCGTGCGGACTTTGTGATCGAAAACTGGCATACGGTACAAGCCGTAGATCCGTGGTGTATAGGCCTGCAATGCTCTCAATGGTTGCAATCGCTGCAGTCTGTGTCTGCGTAGCCCTTCTTTTTAAGAGCTCTCCTGAAGTGTTGTATGTATTCCAGCCATTCAGGTGGGAAATGTTGGAGTTTGGAACAAGCTGA